The Acanthochromis polyacanthus isolate Apoly-LR-REF ecotype Palm Island chromosome 16, KAUST_Apoly_ChrSc, whole genome shotgun sequence genome segment tgagctgctgcaggacgGTCTGCATGGCGGTGAGCAGCAGCGGCGCCGGGCTCCTTCCAGCCAGGTACTTGTAGGTCTCCTCGCCCAGCACCTTGCTCCACCGCTCCGGCTCTTTCCCCAGAGCTGccttcattttgaaatgaactTTGGGCATGAACATGAGCAGGTTGTCCAAGCACTGCCTCCTCTCCCCGCCGCTCGCCGCCTCGGACTCCCTGAGTTTCTCCAGGATGACGTCCAGCGGGGTCAAGCCGTCGTGATCCCGGGCGAGCGGCGAGGCTCCGCTCCCCAGTAGCATGACCACCGCCTCGGGCCGCTGGAGCTCGCAGGCCAGGTGTAGAGGGGTCCTGCCGCCTTCCGTGTGGAGATAACCGGTGTAGGAGGTCCCGCTGGGTGTCCGGCGAGTCTCCTGCAATATAAGGCCCAGAATGTGTCGCCTGTCGTAGCGGACAGCCATGGTGAGGTGCGGCGCCGTGGACGGGCAGCAGCAGAAGCGCTCCCCGGGCTTGGCTAGCGCCTCGTCGGTGTATCTGCTCAGGAGGTACTGCGCGTACGGCTGGTGGTCGTGGACGATGGCGTAGAGCAGCGCTTCGGACGGAGTATAAATCCTCTGGCTGCAGTCC includes the following:
- the zgc:112001 gene encoding ankyrin repeat domain-containing protein 9, with the translated sequence MASLTVTSAARSVEKHRKSFSLLYYRAVRDLKPVWMLEDMRTMETFYQEEDCSQRIYTPSEALLYAIVHDHQPYAQYLLSRYTDEALAKPGERFCCCPSTAPHLTMAVRYDRRHILGLILQETRRTPSGTSYTGYLHTEGGRTPLHLACELQRPEAVVMLLGSGASPLARDHDGLTPLDVILEKLRESEAASGGERRQCLDNLLMFMPKVHFKMKAALGKEPERWSKVLGEETYKYLAGRSPAPLLLTAMQTVLQQLSPATFPDSLHELPIPSSLKPPGLPVRQKAV